A stretch of the Macaca thibetana thibetana isolate TM-01 chromosome X, ASM2454274v1, whole genome shotgun sequence genome encodes the following:
- the MAGEB3 gene encoding melanoma-associated antigen B3, whose translation MPRGQKSTLRAREKCQRTWGQIQGHQGAQMTATQKKKVSFSSPLILEATIQKKSAGRSGSVLKKPQRALSTTTSVDAYHKKSYKGANSKIEKKQSFSQGLSSTVRSRTDPLTIKTNMLVQFLMEMYKMKKPIMKADMLKIVQKRHENHFPEILKKASFNMEVVFGVDLKKVDSTKDSYVLVSKMDLPNNGTVTRGRGFPKTGLLLNLLGVIFMKGNCATEEKIWEFLNKMRIYDGKKHFIFGEPRKLITQDLVKLKYLEYRQVPNSDPARYEFLWGPRAHAETSKMKVLEFWAKVNQTVPSAFQFWYEEALRDEEERVQAAATFNDGSSAMGRKCSKVKASSSSHA comes from the coding sequence ATGCCTCGGGGTCAGAAGAGTACGCTCCGTGCACGTGAGAAATGCCAGCGGACCTGGGGTCAGATCCAGGGTCACCAGGGTGCTCAGATGACTGCAactcagaagaaaaaagtatctttttcatCTCCTCTTATTTTGGAGGCGACTATCCAGAAAAAGTCTGCTGGTAGGTCAGGTAGTGTTCTCAAGAAGCCTCAGAGAGCGCTGTCCACCACTACATCTGTAGATGCTTATCACAAAAAGTCATACAAGGGAGCCAACAGTAAAATTGAGAAAAAGCAAAGCTTCTCTCAGGGTCTATCCTCCACTGTGCGGTCTCGCACAGACCCTCTAACCATTAAGACAAATATGTTGGTGCAATTCCTGATGGAAATGTACAAAATGAAAAAGCCCATTATGAAAGCAGATATGCTAAAAATTGTCCAAaaaaggcatgagaatcacttcccTGAGATTCTTAAAAAAGCCTCTTTTAACATGGAGGTGGTATTCGGTGTTGATTTAAAGAAAGTTGATTCTACCAAGGACTCTTATGTCCTTGTCAGCAAAATGGATCTCCCCAACAATGGGACAGTGACTCGTGGGAGGGGATTTCCCAAGACAGGTCTCCTGCTGAATCTCCTGGGCGTGATCTTCATGAAGGGCAACTGTGCCACTGAGGAGAAGATCTGGGAATTCCTGAATAAGATGAGAATATATGATGGGAAGAAACACTTCATATTTGGGGAGCCCAGAAAGCTCATCACCCAAGATTTGGTGAAGCTGAAATACCTGGAGTACCGACAAGTGCCCAACAGTGATCCTGCACGCTATGAATTCCTGTGGGGTCCAAGAGCCCATGCTGAAACCAGCAAGATGAAGGTACTGGAGTTTTGGGCCAAGGTCAATCAAACTGTCCCCAGTGCGTTCCAGTTCTGGTATGAAGAGGCTTTGAGAGATGAGGAAGAAAGAGTCCAAGCTGCAGCTACGTTCAATGATGGCAGTAGTGCCATGGGCAGAAAATGTTCCAAGGTCAAGGCTAGCAGCTCTTCCCACGCCTAG
- the MAGEB1 gene encoding melanoma-associated antigen B1 yields the protein MPRGHKSKLRAREKRRKAREETQGLKVAEATAAEKEECPSSSPVLGDTPASSLAAGIPQKPQGASPTTTAAAAVSCTESDEGAKGQGEENASSSQGTTSTEKSVKDPVAWEAGMLMHFMLHKYKMREPIMKADMLKFVDEKYKDHFPEILNRASHRLELVFGLDLKEDNPSGHTYTLVSKLNLTNDGNLSNDWDFPRNGLLMPLLGVIFLNGNSATEEEIWKFMNMLGAYDGEEHLIYGEPRKFITQDLVKEKYLKYKRVPNSNPPRYQFLWGPRAYTETTKMKVLEFLAKVNGTTPRDFPSHYEEALRDEEERARIRSSVRARRRTTAASFRGRSRAAFSNSSQPM from the coding sequence ATGCCTCGGGGTCATAAGAGTAAGCTCCGTGCTCGTGAGAAACGCCGCAAGGCACGAGAGGAGACCCAGGGTCTCAAGGTTGCTGAGGCCactgcagcagagaaagaggagtgcccctcctcctctcctgtttTGGGGGATACTCCCGCAAGCTCCCTTGCTGCTGGCATCCCCCagaagcctcagggagcttcacccaccaccactgctgctgcGGCTGTGTCATGCACCGAATCTGATGAAGGTGCCAAAGGCCAAGGTGAGGAAAATGCAAGTTCCTCCCAGGGCACAACATCCACTGAGAAGTCAGTCAAAGATCCTGTAGCCTGGGAAGCAGGAATGCTGATGCATTTCAtgctacataaatataaaatgagagaGCCCATTATGAAGGCAGATATGCTGAAGTTTGTTGATGAAAAGTATAAGGATCACTTCCCTGAGATCCTCAATAGAGCCTCTCACCGCTTGGAGCTGGTCTTTGGCCTTGATTTGAAGGAAGACAACCCTAGTGGCCACACCTACACCCTCGTCAGCAAGCTAAACCTCACCAATGATGGAAACCTGAGCAATGATTGGGACTTTCCCAGGAATGGGCTTCTGATGCCTCTCCTGGGTGTGATCTTCTTAAATGGCAACTCTGCCACCGAGGAAGAGATCTGGAAATTCATGAATATGTTGGGAGCCTATGATGGAGAGGAGCACTTAATCTATGGGGAACCCCGGAAGTTCATCACCCAAGATCTGGTGAAGGAAAAATATCTGAAGTACAAGCGGGTGCCCAACAGTAATCCCCCACGCTATCAATTCCTGTGGGGTCCAAGAGCCTACACTGAAACCACCAAGATGAAAGTCCTGGAGTTTCTGGCCAAGGTGAATGGTACCACTCCCCGTGACTTCCCATCCCATTATGAAGAGGCTTTGAGAGATGAGGAAGAGAGAGCCCGAATCCGATCCAGTGTTAGAGCCAGGCGTCGCACTACTGCCGCAAGTTTTAGAGGGCGTTCTAGAGCCGCATTCAGCAACTCCTCCCAACCCATGTGA
- the MAGEB4 gene encoding melanoma-associated antigen B4 isoform X1 — protein sequence MPRGQKSKLRAREKRQRTRAQTQDLKVGQATAAEKEESPSSSSSVLGDTPSSSLALGIPQKPQREPRTTPAAAAMSGTGPDEGEESQDEENASSSQASTSTERSLKDPLTRKTKMLVQFLLYKYKMKEPTTKAEMLKIISKKYKEHFPEIFRKVSQRTELVFGLALKEVNPTTHSYILVSMLGPTNDGNQSSAWSLPRNGLLMPLLSVIFLNGNCAGEEEIWEFLNMLGIYDGKRHLIFGEPRKLITQDLVQEKYLEYQQVPNSDPPRYQFLWGPRAYAETSKMKVLEFLAKVNDTTPNNFPLLYEEALRDEEERTGARPRVAARRGPTAVTSCKRTVIMRIIQNSNSKFSENRTLM from the exons ATGCCTCGGGGTCAGAAGAGTAAGCTTCGTGCCCGTGAGAAACGCCAGCGGACCCGTGCTCAGACCCAGGATCTCAAGGTTGGTCAGGCTActgcagcagagaaagaagagtctccttcctcttcctcatctgtttTGGGGGATACTCCCTCCAGCTCCCTTGCTTTGGGCATTCCCCAGAAGCCTCAGAGAGAGCCACGCACCACCCCTGCTGCTGCAGCTATGTCAGGCACTGGACCTGATGAAGGTGAAGAGAGCCAAGATGAGGAAAATGCAAGTTCCTCCCAGGCCTCAACATCCACTGAGAGATCACTCAAAGATCCTCTAACCAGGAAGACGAAGATGTTGGTGCAGTTCCTGCTGTACAAGTATAAAATGAAAGAGCCCACTACAAAGGCAGAAATGCTGAAGATCATCAGCAAAAAGTACAAGGAGCACTTCCCTGAGATCTTCAGGAAAGTCTCTCAGCGCACAGAGCTGGTCTTTGGCCTTGCCTTGAAGGAGGTCAACCCCACCACTCACTCCTACATCCTTGTCAGCATGCTAGGCCCCACCAATGATGGAAACCAGAGCAGTGCCTGGAGCCTTCCGAGAAACGGGCTTCTGATGCCTCTACTGAGTGTGATCTTCTTAAACGGCAACTGTGCCGGTGAAGAGGAAATCTGGGAATTCCTGAATATGTTGGGGATCTATGATGGAAAGCGGCACCTTATCTTTGGGGAACCCCGAAAGCTCATCACCCAAGATCTGGTGCAGGAAAAATATCTGGAATACCAACAGGTGCCCAACAGTGATCCCCCACGCTATCAATTCCTGTGGGGTCCAAGAGCTTATGCAGAAACCAGCAAGATGAAAGTCCTGGAGTTTTTGGCCAAGGTGAATGACACCACCCCCAATAACTTCCCACTCCTTTATGAAGAGGCTTTGAGAGATGAAGAAGAGAGAACCGGAGCCCGGCCCAGAGTTGCAGCCAGGCGTGGCCCTACGGCCGTGACTA GTTGCAAAAGGACTGTGATCATGAGGATCATCCAGAATTCCAACTCGAAATTCTCAGAAAACAGGACCTTGATGTGA
- the MAGEB4 gene encoding melanoma-associated antigen B4 isoform X2 translates to MPRGQKSKLRAREKRQRTRAQTQDLKVGQATAAEKEESPSSSSSVLGDTPSSSLALGIPQKPQREPRTTPAAAAMSGTGPDEGEESQDEENASSSQASTSTERSLKDPLTRKTKMLVQFLLYKYKMKEPTTKAEMLKIISKKYKEHFPEIFRKVSQRTELVFGLALKEVNPTTHSYILVSMLGPTNDGNQSSAWSLPRNGLLMPLLSVIFLNGNCAGEEEIWEFLNMLGIYDGKRHLIFGEPRKLITQDLVQEKYLEYQQVPNSDPPRYQFLWGPRAYAETSKMKVLEFLAKVNDTTPNNFPLLYEEALRDEEERTGARPRVAARRGPTAVTSTYSRATSSSSSHPM, encoded by the coding sequence ATGCCTCGGGGTCAGAAGAGTAAGCTTCGTGCCCGTGAGAAACGCCAGCGGACCCGTGCTCAGACCCAGGATCTCAAGGTTGGTCAGGCTActgcagcagagaaagaagagtctccttcctcttcctcatctgtttTGGGGGATACTCCCTCCAGCTCCCTTGCTTTGGGCATTCCCCAGAAGCCTCAGAGAGAGCCACGCACCACCCCTGCTGCTGCAGCTATGTCAGGCACTGGACCTGATGAAGGTGAAGAGAGCCAAGATGAGGAAAATGCAAGTTCCTCCCAGGCCTCAACATCCACTGAGAGATCACTCAAAGATCCTCTAACCAGGAAGACGAAGATGTTGGTGCAGTTCCTGCTGTACAAGTATAAAATGAAAGAGCCCACTACAAAGGCAGAAATGCTGAAGATCATCAGCAAAAAGTACAAGGAGCACTTCCCTGAGATCTTCAGGAAAGTCTCTCAGCGCACAGAGCTGGTCTTTGGCCTTGCCTTGAAGGAGGTCAACCCCACCACTCACTCCTACATCCTTGTCAGCATGCTAGGCCCCACCAATGATGGAAACCAGAGCAGTGCCTGGAGCCTTCCGAGAAACGGGCTTCTGATGCCTCTACTGAGTGTGATCTTCTTAAACGGCAACTGTGCCGGTGAAGAGGAAATCTGGGAATTCCTGAATATGTTGGGGATCTATGATGGAAAGCGGCACCTTATCTTTGGGGAACCCCGAAAGCTCATCACCCAAGATCTGGTGCAGGAAAAATATCTGGAATACCAACAGGTGCCCAACAGTGATCCCCCACGCTATCAATTCCTGTGGGGTCCAAGAGCTTATGCAGAAACCAGCAAGATGAAAGTCCTGGAGTTTTTGGCCAAGGTGAATGACACCACCCCCAATAACTTCCCACTCCTTTATGAAGAGGCTTTGAGAGATGAAGAAGAGAGAACCGGAGCCCGGCCCAGAGTTGCAGCCAGGCGTGGCCCTACGGCCGTGACTAGTACGTATTCCAGGGCCACATCCAGCAGCTCTTCCCACCCCATGTGA